A single region of the Malaclemys terrapin pileata isolate rMalTer1 chromosome 4, rMalTer1.hap1, whole genome shotgun sequence genome encodes:
- the LOC128836293 gene encoding CD59 glycoprotein-like has translation MNGNKTNCVLLTGFIILAVFCSSGYMLKCYNCPLTALPCKTNITCPSDTDSCLWIKSGERTLFDCYKYSNCDMNGIKEKYKLDNFNFKCCQKDLCNRSQTTMISTAVFSIATVMTMIWILCF, from the exons ATGAACGGGAACAAAACAAATTGTGTCCTGCTCACTGGCTTCATTATTCTGGCTGTGTTTTGCAGTTCTG gatATATGCTGAAGTGTTACAACTGTCCACTTACTGCTCTGCCATGTAAGACCAATATTACCTGCCCAAGTGACACTGATTCTTGCCTATGGATTAAAAGTG gtgaaaGGACGCTCTTTGATTGCTATAAATATTCCAACTGCGATATGAACGGAATTAAAGAGAAATACAAGTTGGACAACTTTAATTTCAAATGTTGCCAAAAAGATCTGTGTAACAGGAGTCAAACCACAATGATTAGTACAGCAGTCTTCAGCATTGCTACCGTGATGACCATGATCTGGATACTCTGCTTTTaa